From the Leptolyngbya sp. CCY15150 genome, the window TTCAAAGTACCAACATCTTTGCACGGGCTGTGCCTGAGCAAAAATTGCGCCTAGTGAATGGGCTGAAAGCAAAGGGTGAAGTCGTGGCGATGACGGGCGATGGGGTGAATGATGCCCCTGCCCTGAAAGCCGCACAAATCGGCATCGCTATGGGGCAGCGCGGCACCGATGTTGCCCGTGAATCGGCGGAGTTAGTGCTTTTGGATGATGATTTTTCGTCGATCGTGCAAGCGGTCAAACTGGGACGACGCATTTTTGATAATCTCCGCAAAGCAATGTCTTATCTGCTGGCAATTCACATTCCGATAGCGGGGATGTCATTAATTCCAGTGTTGTTTAAGCTGCCCTTAGTCTTATTGCCCATTCACGTTGCCTTTCTCCACTTAATTATTGATCCCGCATGTTCGATTGTGTTGGAAGCCGAACCCGCTGAAGCGACGGTGATGCAGCGCCCACCCCGCAACCCCAAAGAACCCCTGTTTGGCAAGAAAACGGTGGGTTTAGCCGTGTTGCAAGGGAGTGGCATCTTGGCGATCGCCCTCATTATTTTTGTCGCCTCGCTCTATCGCGGACAAAGCGAACTAGATGCCCGTGCACTCACGTTTACGACGTTAATTCTGGCCAATTTAGGACTCATTTTGAGCGAAAGTTCAACCGCTCGCCTCAGCTTAAGCGTCCTAAAATCCCCCAATGCTGCCCTGCGCTGGGTGATGGGCGGTGGACTCTTTTTTCTGGCGATCGTGCTTTACGTGCCTTTCTTGCGTCAATTGTTTAGCTTTTCGTTTCTACACCCGATCGACCTGGCAATTTGTTTGAGCGGTGGGTTGATTTGTCTAATTTGGTTTGAGCAGTTGAAGGGGTTCATCCAACCCCGAAAAGTAGTTAAATCCTCGTTGAGGAAACCTGCCTGAGAAGCTTGGCAAGCAGTCAATGATCACGTTCACTTAAAAAAGGCAGCTATGACACAACAATTATCGACTACACCCCCGGCAAGCTTCAGTACGGCCAACGGTGCCGCCCGTAAGGCTTATATGGTGGGGGGTGGGATTGGCTCCTTAGCCGCCGCCGCGTTCCTGATTCGCGATGGCAATATTCCAGGTTGCAATATCACCATCTACGAGGCGATGCCCGTCTTGGGCGGCAGTCTGGATGGTAACGGCAACCCCACGCAGGGCTACACCATGCGCGGCGGACGGATGCTGACAACCGACAACTATGAATGTACGTGGGATTTGTTCAAATCGATCCCCTCCCTCGGTTCTCCGGGGCAGACGGTATTTGATGAGACGATCGCCTTCAACAAGCTGCACCAGTCCCACGCTAAGGCGCGGCTCGTCGATCGCCATCGCGCCAAGCTGGATGTCGAGTCGATGGGATTTTCTATGCAGGATCGGATTGAACTGCTCAAACTCACTGAAGCTGACGAAGAGACACTGGGCACCAGCTGCATTACAGATTGGCTATCACCGCCCTTTTTCACAACCAATTTCTGGTTCATGTGGTCAACGACGTTTGCGTTTCAACCTTGGCACAGCGCGGTTGAGTTCCGACGTTACCTGCATCGGTTCATGATGGAGTTCTCCCGAATTGAAACCCTGGCCGGGGTCAAGCGCACGGTCTACAACCAATTTGATTCCTTGGTGCGACCGTTGGTGAGTTGGCTGAAGGCGCAGGGGGTGAATTTTGTCGTCAACTGCACCGTGACAGACTTTGAGCTAAAGATGGATCAGGGCCAGATCGTCGTCACGGGTATTCACCACAAGCGCGATGGCACGACCGATATCCTGACGATCGCCGACAACGATTTGGTGTTCTTCCAAAACGGGTCGATGACCGATGCCTCCAGCTTTGGATCCATGACAAGTGCGCCCCCACAGCTCACGAAAGATGATAGTGGTGGCTGGTTGCTATGGGAAAAGTTGGCTCACAGCCATCCTGAATTTGGGAACCCAGCGGCGTTCAATTCCAGTATTCCAGAGTCATTTTGGGAGTCCTATACGGTAACCGTCAAAGACACCGCTTTCTTTGACCAGATGGAGGCATTTTCTGGCAATCAGGCCGGCATTGGCGGTTTGGTGACGTTCAAAGATTCCAATTGGATGATGTCGATCGTGCTAGCGCATCAACCCCACTACATCGACCAACCTGCCGATGTGCAGGTGTTCTGGGGCTATGCTCTGCACCCCGATCGCATTGGCGACTTCGTACCCAAATCAATGGCGGATTGCAACGGCAGCGAAATTTTGCAAGAGCTATGCGGCCATCTGAATTTCGATCGGTCGGCGATCGCCACTGCCATCTGTATTCCCTGCCGGATGCCCTATATCACCAGTATGTTTATGCCGCGTGCCTATGGCGATCGCCCGCTGCCCGTGCCAAAAAACTCCAAAAACCTAGCCTTCGTCAGCCAATTTGTCGAAATCCCTGATGATGTCGTTTTTACCGTGGAGTATTCCATCCGGGTGGCCCAAATGGCCGTCTACGAACTGCTGGGCATCGATCGCGAGATTCCACCCATCCTGCACCATGACGACTCCATCAAG encodes:
- a CDS encoding oleate hydratase, translated to MTQQLSTTPPASFSTANGAARKAYMVGGGIGSLAAAAFLIRDGNIPGCNITIYEAMPVLGGSLDGNGNPTQGYTMRGGRMLTTDNYECTWDLFKSIPSLGSPGQTVFDETIAFNKLHQSHAKARLVDRHRAKLDVESMGFSMQDRIELLKLTEADEETLGTSCITDWLSPPFFTTNFWFMWSTTFAFQPWHSAVEFRRYLHRFMMEFSRIETLAGVKRTVYNQFDSLVRPLVSWLKAQGVNFVVNCTVTDFELKMDQGQIVVTGIHHKRDGTTDILTIADNDLVFFQNGSMTDASSFGSMTSAPPQLTKDDSGGWLLWEKLAHSHPEFGNPAAFNSSIPESFWESYTVTVKDTAFFDQMEAFSGNQAGIGGLVTFKDSNWMMSIVLAHQPHYIDQPADVQVFWGYALHPDRIGDFVPKSMADCNGSEILQELCGHLNFDRSAIATAICIPCRMPYITSMFMPRAYGDRPLPVPKNSKNLAFVSQFVEIPDDVVFTVEYSIRVAQMAVYELLGIDREIPPILHHDDSIKVKLDAVVKAFR